AGCATCTTGTTAATGCAATGGCAACCTGGACCGAAAAACACGTGAATAATGATTGCCTACTTTGATTCGAATATTCGGCTTTCTTTCATGTTTCAACTAACGATGGAGGTTTTATCATGCACCACACGAAAACATCCATGTGAGGCGCACGTGATAACCACATGACCTGACCTTTACTTATGATTGCATAACTATGgtcaaattttcttttacaattaATTCTGACACAATACAAGCATGTCAATGTTGTGTGGGCACCAGGGCATTTTTTTAATTAACCGACACACACTAGCGTTGCAAAACAACGACCTTGCTATTACTAGGATAGGAAGTACATACAATCAAATAAAGTATTTGCCAGAAACCAAACCTATTTTAGCCAAGATGTTAAACCTCACTCAACGGAACTCTCTGAAACGCTGTTGGCATGCAGAGTCCGTAGAAATCTCTTTGCCTATTTATTGTGCTCGAACTTCTCATCGCCTACTTTGCTCCATGCTCCATACTAATCTAAGATATTTAAGTATCTCTACAATCCTAGGATGTTCAGTGTTGTCACCATAGATGGTTTTCATCATTGCCAGTGATTGTTCGAAATAGCAAATTGCTTTCTTCTGATCGCCGAGTGCACACCAACATAATCCCAGACAGAAAAGTAACTCTGCAATCTCCGGATGATCCGCGTCGTTGCCATGGATAATTCTCATCATCGCAAGCGAGTGTTCAAAGAAGCTTtttgctttcttgtgatcaccaCCTTTGCCCCAAGATGATCCCAAGTTGTGAAGTATcttggcaattttttcatgtGCTATGTTGTCTCCATACATGCTTTTCATCATCGTCAATGACTGTTCGAAGTAGCTAATTGCTTTCTTCCGATCGCCCAGGCTACCCCAAGAGGCTCCAAGGTTGTGAAGTGACTCGGCAATGTGTGGGTGTGCCATggtgtctccatagatagttttcgtCATGGCCAATGACTGTTcgaagtagctgattgctttcctcTCAGAACCAAGTTCACTCCAAGATAATCCAAGGTTAATAAGTACCCCAGgaatgtcaggatgtgccgtATTGTCCCCATGGATAGTTTTGTTCATCGCCAATGACTGTTCTAAGTAATGAATTGCTTTCTTTTTATCGCCGAGTTTATTCCAAGCTGATCCAATGTTCCCAATTGCGTTGGCAATGTCTGGATGTGGTGTGTTTACTCCATAGATAGCTTTATACATCGCTAATGACTGTTCAAAGTAGCCCATTGCTTTCTCTTGATCGTTGAGAAGAGACCAAGATAATCCAAGGTGTTGAAGTGACGAGGCAATATGCGGATGTGCCATGTTGTCCCTATAGATTGTTTTCCACATTGTTAATGATTGTCCAAAGTAGCTAATTGCCTTCTGTTGATCGCCGATTTTACTCCAAGCCGATCCCTGGTTGTGAAGCAATTCGGCAATGttcggatgtgccgtgttttctCCATGGATACGTTTTCTCATTGACAATGACTCTTCCCAATATAGAATTGCTGTCTTCTGATCCCCAAGTTCAGTCCAAAATGATCCCAGGGCTTGAATTGACTCGGCAATGTTCGGATGTGAcgtgttgtctccataaatATTTTTGTGCATTGTTATTGCCTGATTGCAGAATCTGATTGCTTTCTGGTGATCGCCAAGTTTACTCCAGGATATGGCCAGGTTATGAAGTGACTccgcaatgtccggatgtgccttGTTGTCCCCATGGATAATTTCCTGCATCTTTAGCGTGTGTTCGTAGTAGCTAATCGCTTTCTTATCATCGCCAAGTTCACTCCAAGACGACCCCATGTTGTTAAGTGACATGGCAATGTCTGGATGTGCTGTGTTGTCTCCATGAATAGTTTTCTTCATcgttagtgactgttcgtagtaCCTAATTGCTTTCTTCTGATCTCCGAGTTTACTCCAACGTAATCCCAGGTTATGGAATGACGCGGCAATGatcggatgtgccgtgttgtctccatacaTAGTTGTAGCCATTTTTAAGGATTGGTCGAAGTAGCCGATTGCTCTCTCCTGATTGCCGAGTTTACTCCAAGAATATCCAAGGTTATTTAGTGAGGCGGAAATATGCATATTTGCCGCGTTGTCTCCCCATATGCCTTTAGCCATTGCTAATGATTGTTCGAAGAAGTTAATGGCTTTCTCCTGATCGCCAAGTTTACTCCAAGATGACCCCAGGCTCAAAAGTGAATATGCAATGTTAGGATGTGCCACGTTGTCTCCATAAAAACCTCGACATATCCTTAGTGACTGCTCGAAGTAGTGTTTTGCTTTAACATCTTTACGAAATGCCCAAAATTGTCCCAATTTCCTATAAATCTTAGCGCGTTTGATAGCATCACTGCCGACCTCACTAAGCGCTGCTTCCCAAAGGCGTTTGGACGTGTCTGATAAGAGTAGGTTATCTGCTATTTGCCCCAAACATTCATTAGATACATCAAATATAGTCGTTTTAAAAAGGCTGCCTCGACTGAACCTCCAAACTAGCATGAACCATGTTTGGGATAGACTTCTTCAAAGTGGATAGCCCTGCAGTAGTATNNNNNNNNNNNNNNNNNNNNNNNNNNNNNNNNNNNNNNNNNNNNNNNNNNNNNNNNNNNNNNNNNNNNNNNNNNNNNNNNNNNNNNNNNNNNNNNNNNNNNNNNNNNNNNNNNNNNNNNNNNNNNNNNNNNNNNNNNNNNNNNNNNNNNNNNNNNNNNNNNNNNNNNNNNNNNNNNNNNNNNNNNNNNNNNNNNNNNNNNNNNNNNNNNNNNNNNNNNNNNNNNNNNNNNNNNNNNNNNNNNNNNNNNNNNNNNNNNNNNNNNNNNNNNNNNNNNNNNNNNNNNNNNNNNNNNNNNNNNNNNNNNNNNNNNNNNNNNNNNNNNNNNNNNNNNNNNNNNNNNNNNNNNNNNNNNNNNNNNNNNNNNNNNNNNNNNNNNNNNNNNNNNNNNNNNNNNNNNNNNNNNNNNNNNNNNNNNNNNNNNNNNNNNNNNNNNNNNNNNNNNNNNNNNNNNNNNNNNNNNNNNNNNNNNNNNNNNNNNNNNNNNNNNNNNNNNNNNNNNNNNNNNNNNNNNNNNNNNNNNNNNNNNNNNNNNNNNNNNNNNNNNNNNNNNNNNNNNNNNNNNNNNNNNNNNNNNNNNNNNNNNNNNNNNNNNNNNNNNNNNNNNN
The sequence above is drawn from the Branchiostoma floridae strain S238N-H82 chromosome 4, Bfl_VNyyK, whole genome shotgun sequence genome and encodes:
- the LOC118414574 gene encoding nephrocystin-3-like (The sequence of the model RefSeq protein was modified relative to this genomic sequence to represent the inferred CDS: added 33 bases not found in genome assembly), producing the protein MLVWRFSRGSLFKTTIFDVSNECLGQIADNLLLSDTSKRLWEAALSEVGSDAIKRAKIYRKLGQFWAFRKDVKAKHYFEQSLRICRGFYGDNVAHPNIAYSLLSLGSSWSKLGDQEKAINFFEQSLAMAKGIWGDNAANMHISASLNNLGYSWSKLGNQERAIGYFDQSLKMATTMYGDNTAHPIIAASFHNLGLRWSKLGDQKKAIRYYEQSLTMKKTIHGDNTAHPDIAMSLNNMGSSWSELGDDKKAISYYEHTLKMQEIIHGDNKAHPDIAESLHNLAISWSKLGDHQKAIRFCNQAITMHKNIYGDNTSHPNIAESIQALGSFWTELGDQKTAILYWEESLSMRKRIHGENTAHPNIAELLHNQGSAWSKIGDQQKAISYFGQSLTMWKTIYRDNMAHPHIASSLQHLGLSWSLLNDQEKAMGYFEQSLAMYKAIYGVNTPHPDIANAIGNIGSAWNKLGDKKKAIHYLEQSLAMNKTIHGDNTAHPDIPGVLINLGLSWSELGSERKAISYFEQSLAMTKTIYGDTMAHPHIAESLHNLGASWGSLGDRKKAISYFEQSLTMMKSMYGDNIAHEKIAKILHNLGSSWSKMGDHRRAIG